Below is a window of Leguminivora glycinivorella isolate SPB_JAAS2020 chromosome 11, LegGlyc_1.1, whole genome shotgun sequence DNA.
TCTAGAGACGCTCACGAGGAACAGGATGCTGCCGCTCAGCAGGCACAGGTGAGCTCTACCCCCTGGCGCCCGCCGCGCACTCCGCCTCCTCGCTGCAGCTGCAGCCCCATCCGCCGCTCGGGGACGCGCTCTTCTCCTCCTCCACCAGCGATCTAGAGACGCTCACGAGGAACAGGATGCTGCCGCTCAGCAGGCACAGGTGAGCTCTACCCCTGGCGCCCGCCGCGCACTCCGCCTCCTCGCTGCAGCTGCAGCCCCATCCGCCGCTCGGGGACGCGCTCTTCTCCTCCTCCACCAGCGATCTAGAGACGCTCACGAGGAACAGGATGCTGCCGCTCAGCAGGCACAGGTGAGCTCTACCCCTGGCGCCCGCCGCGCACTCCGCCTCCTCGCTGCAGCTGCAGCCCCATCCGCCGCTCGGGGACGCGCTCTTCTCCTCCTCCACCAGCGATCTAGAGACGCTCACGAGGAACAGGATGCTGCCGCTCAGCAGGCACAGGTGAGCTCTACCCCCTGGCGCCCGCCGCGCACTCCGCCTCCTCGCTGCAGCTGCAGCCCCATCCGCCGCTCGGGGACGCGCTCTTCTCCTCCTCCACCAGCGATCTAGAGACGCTCACGAGGAACAGGATGCTGCCGCTCAGCAGGCACAGGTGAGCTCTACCCCCTGGCGCCCGCCGCGCACTCCGCCTCCTCGCTGCAGCTGCAGCCCCATCCGCCGCTCGGGGACGCGCTCTTCTCCTCCTCCACCAGCGATCTAGAGACGCTCACGAGGAACAGGATGCTGCCGCTCAGCAGGCACAGGTGAGCTCTACCCCCTGGCGCCCGCCGCGCACTCCGCCTCCTCGCTGCAGCTGCAGCCCCATCCGCCGCTCGGGGACGCGCTCTTCTCCTCCTCCACCAGCGATCTAGAGACGCTCACGAGGAACAGGATGCTGCCGCTCAGCAGGCACAGGTGAGCTCTACCCCCAGCGATGGCGCCCGCCGCGCACTCCGCCTCCTCGCTGCAGCTGCAGCCCCATCCGCCGCTCGGGGACGCGCTCTTCTCCTCCTCCACCAGCGATCTAGAGACGCTCACGAGGAACAGGATGCTGCCGCTCAGCAGGCACAGGTGAGCTCTACCCCTGGCGCCCGCCGCGCACTCCGCCTCCTCGCTGCAGCTGCAGCCCCATCCGCCGCTCGGGGACGCGCTCTTCTCCTCCTCCACCAGCGATCTAGAGACGCTCACGAGGAACAGGATGCTGCCGCTCAGCAGGCACAGGTGAGCTCTACCCCCTGGCGCCCGCCGCGCACTCCGCCTCCTCGCTGCAGCTGCAGCCCCATCCGCCGCTCGGGGACGCGCTCTTCTCCTCCTCCACCAGCGATCTAGAGACGCTCACGAGGAACAGGATGCTGCCGCTCAGCAGGCACAGGTGAGCTCTACCCCCTGGCGCCCGCCGCGCACTCCGCCTCCTCGCTGCAGCTGCAGCCCCATCCGCCGCTCGGGGACGCGCTCTTCTCCTCCTCCACCAGCGATCTAGAGACGCTCACGAGGAACAGGATGCTGCCGCTCAGCAGGCACAGGTGAGCTCTACCCCTGGCGCCCGCCGCGCACTCCGCCTCCTCGCTGCAGCTGCAGCCCCATCCGCCGCTCGGGGACGCGCTCTTCTCCTCCTCCACCAGCGATCTAGAGACGCTCACGAGGAACAGGATGCTGCCGCTCAGCAGGCACAGGTGAGCTCTACCCCCTGGCGCCCGCCGCGCACTCCGCCTCCTCGCTGCAGCTGCAGCCCCATCCGCCGCTCGGGGACGCGCTCTTCTCCTCCTCCACCAGCGATCTAGAGACGCTCACGAGGAACAGGATGCTGCCGCTCAGCAGGCACAGGTGAGCTCTACCCCCTGGCGCCCGCCGCGCACTCCGCCTCCTCGCTGCAGCTGCAGCCCCATCCGCCGCTCGGGGACGCGCTCTTCTCCTCCTCCACCAGCGATCTAGAGACGCTCACGAGGAACAGGATGCTGCCGCTCAGCAGGCACAGGTGAGCTCTACCCCTGGCGCCCGCCGCGCACTCCGCCTCCTCGCTGCAGCTGCAGCCCCATCCGCCGCTCGGGGACGCGCTCTTCTCCTCCTCCACCAGCGATCTAGAGACGCTCACGAGGAACAGGATGCTGCCGCTCAGCAGGCACAGGTGAGCTCTACCCCCTGGCGCCCGCCGCGCACTCCGCCTCCTCGCTGCAGCTGCAGCCCCATCCGCCGCTCGGGGACGCGCTCTTCTCCTCCTCCACCAGCGATCTAGAGACGCTCACGAGGAACAGGATGCTGCCGCTCAGCAGGCACAGGTGAGCTCTACCCCCTGGCGCCCGCCGCGCACTCCGCCTCCTCGCTGCAGCTGCAGCCCCATCCGCCGCTCGGGGACGCGCTCTTCTCCTCCTCCACCAGCGATCTAGAGACGCTCACGAGGAACAGGATGCTGCCGCTCAGCAGGCACAGGTGAGCTCTACCCCTGGCGCCCGCCGCGCACTCCGCCTCCTCGCTGCAGCTGCAGCCCCATCCGCCGCTCGGGGACGCGCTCTTCTCCTCCTCCACCAGCGATCTAGAGACGCTCACGAGGAACAGGATGCTGCCGCTCAGCAGGCACAGGTGAGCTCTACCCCCTGGCGCCCGCCGCGCACTCCGCCTCCTCGCTGCAGCTGCAGCCGCATCCGCCGCTCGGGGACGCGCTCTTCTCCTCCTCCACCAGCGATCTAGAGACGCTCACGAGGAACAGGATGCTGCCGCTCAGCAGGCACAGGTGAGCTCTACCCCTGGCGCCCGCCGCGCACTCCGCCTCCTCGCTGCAGCTGCAGCCGCATCCGCCGCTCGGGGACGCGCTCTTCTCCTCCTCCACCAGCGATCTAGAGACGCTCACGAGGAACAGGATGCTGCCGCTCAGCAGGCACAGGTGAGCTCTACCCCTGGCGCCCGCCGCGCACTCCGCCTCCTCGCTGCAGCTGCAGCCGCATCCGCCGCTCGGGGACGCGCTCTTCTCCTCCTCCACCAGCGATCTAGAGACGCTCACGAGGAACAGGATGCTGCCGCTCAGCAGGCACAGGTGAGCTCTACCCCCTGGCGCCCGCCGCGCACTCCGCCTCCTCGCTGCAGCTGCAGCCGCATCCGCCGCTCGGGGACGCGCTCTTCTCCTCCTCCACCAGCGATCTAGAGACGCTCACGAGGAACAGGATGCTGCCGCTCAGCAGGCACAGGTGAGCTCTACCCCTGGCGCCCGCCGCGCACTCCGCCTCCTCGCTGCAGCTGCAGCCGCATCCGCCGCTCGGGGACGCGCTCTTCTCCTCCTCCACCAGCGATCTAGAGACGCTCACGAGGAACAGGATGCTGCCGCTCAGCAGGCACAGGTGAGCTCTACCCCCTGGCGCCCGCCGCGCACTCCGCCTCCTCGCTGCAGCTGCAGCCGCATCCGCCGCTCGGGGACGCGCTCTTCTCCTCCTCCACCAGCGATCTAGAGACGCTCACGAGGAACAGGATGCTGCCGCTCAGCAGGCACAGGTGAGCTCTACCCCTGGCGCCCGCCGCGCACTCCGCCTCCTCGCTGCAGCTGCAGCCGCATCCGCCGCTCGGTGACGCGCTCTTCTCCTCCTCCACCAGCGATCTAGAGACGCTCACGAGGAACAGGATGCTGCCGCTCAGCAGGCACAGGTGAGCTCTACCCCCTGGCGCCCGCCGCGCACTCCGCCTCCTCGCTGCAGCTGCAGCCGCATCCGCCGCTCGGGGACGCGCTCTTCTCCTCCTCCACCAGCGATCTAGAGACGCTCACGAGGAACAGGATGCTGCCGCTCAGCAGGCACAGGTGAGCTCTACCCCTGGCGCCCGCCGCGCACTCCGCCTCCTCGCTGCAGCTGCAGCCGCATCCGCCGCTCGGGGACGCGCTCTTCTCCTCCTCCACCAGCGATCTAGAGACGCTCACGAGGAACAGGATGCTGCCGCTCAGCAGGCACAGGTGAGCTCTACCCCCTGGCGCCCGCCGCGCACTCCGCCTCCTCGCTGCAGCTGCAGCCGCATCCGCCGCTCGGTGACGCGCTCTTCTCCTCCTCCACCAGCGATCTAGAGACGCTCACGAGGAACAGGATGCTGCCGCTCAGCAGGCACAGGTGAGCTCTACCCCTGGCGCCCGCCGCGCACTCCGCCTCCTCGCTGCAGCTGCAGCCCCATCCGCCGCTCGGTGACGCGCTCTTCTCCTCCTCCACCAGCGATCTAGAGACGCTCACGAGGAACAGGATGCTGCCGCTCAGCAGGCACAGGTGAGCTCTACCCCCTGGCGCCCGCCGCGCACTCCGCCTCCTCGCTGCAGCTGCAGCCGCATCCGCCGCTCGGGGACGCGCTCTTCTCCTCCTCCACCAGCGATCTAGAGACGCTCACGAGGAACAGGATGCTGCCGCTCAGCAGGCACAGGTGAGCTCTACCCCCTGGCGCCCGCCGCGCACTCCGCCTCCTCGCTGCAGCTGCAGCCCCATCCGCCGCTCGGGGACGCGCTCTTCTCCTCCTCCACCAGCGATCTAGAGACGCTCACGAGGAACAGGATGCTGCCGCTCAGCAGGCACAGGTGAGCTCTACCCCCTGGCGCCCGCCGCGCACTCCGCCTCCTCGCTGCAGCTGCAGCCCCATCCGCCGCTCGGGGACGCGCTCTTCTCCTCCTCCACCAGCGATCTAGAGACGCTCACGAGGAACAGGATGCTGCCGCTCAGCAGGCACAGGTGAGCTCTACCCCCTGGCGCCCGCCGCGCACTCCGCCTCCTCGCTGCAGCTGCAGCCGCATCCGCCGCTCGGGGACGCGCTCTTCTCCTCCTCCACCAGCGATCTAGAGACGCTCACGAGGAACAGGATGCTGCCGCTCAGCAGGCACAGGTGAGCTCTACCCCCTGGCGCCCGCCGCGCACTCCGCCTCCTCGCTGCAGCTGCAGCCCCATCCGCCGCTCGGGGACGCGCTCTTCTCCTCCTCCACCAGCGATCTAGAGACGCTCACGAGGAACAGGATGCTGCCGCTCAGCAGGCACAGGTGAGCTCTACCCCCTGGCGCCCGCCGCGCACTCCGCCTCCTCGCTGCAGCTGCAGCCCCATCCGCCGCTCGGGGACGCGCTCTTCTCCTCCTCCACCAGCGATCTAGAGACGCTCACGAGGAACAGGATGCTGCCGCTCAGCAGGCACAGGTGAGCTCTACCCCTGGCGCCCGCCGCGCACTCCGCCTCCTCGCTGCAGCTGCAGCCCCATCCGCCGCTCGGGGACGCGCTCTTCTCCTCCTCCACCAGCGATCTAGAGACGCTCACGAGGAACAGGATGCTGCCGCTCAGCAGGCACAGGTGAGCTCTACCCCCTGGCGCCCGCCGCGCACTCCGCCTCCTCGCTGCAGCTGCAGCCCCATCCGCCGCTCGGGGACGCGCTCTTCTCCTCCTCCACCAGCGATCTAGAGACGCTCACGAGGAACAGGATGCTGCCGCTCAGCAGGCACAGGTGAGCTCTACCCCCTGGCGCCCGCCGCGCACTCCGCCTCCTCGCTGCAGCTGCAGCCCCATCCGCCGCTCGGGGACGCGCTCTTCTCCTCCTCCACCAGCGATCTAGAGACGCTCACGAGGAACAGGATGCTGCCGCTCAGCAGGCACAGGTGAGCTCTACCCCCTGGCGCCCGCCGCGCACTCCGCCTCCTCGCTGCAGCTGCAGCCGCATCCGCCGCTCGGTGACGCGCTCTTCTCCTCCTCCACCAGCGATCTAGAGACGCTCACGAGGAACAGGATGCTGCCGCTCAGCAGGCACAGGTGACCCCTACCCCTAAAatactacattacgatactaattgttcctgagtcatggatgttttatttatttatttaacattaaagtcatgtgCATTACAGAAGGTGTTAGTTTCAGGTAGTCAGTACAAGACACCCGGGTAGGGCGCATAATGTTAGTACTTATgaggtacttacttatatactaGTCTACATATTACCTATACGATTTCTAATTCATgcgtttttattaataacatgtCACAGGGAgtacaaaattaataattatatatcattttatacgtatgtatttatctatataagtatgtatatcgtcgcctaacacccttagtacaagctttgcttagtttggggctatagggtgtaaggtgtctcccaatatttatttatttaaatgcgaaaaaaaggaagttcgaaacgagtggcgataaattacaacacgaatttccttttcgcacgtatatcgtacaacgtttttcagtacagatgaccgtccgagtttcgacctgtcataataaaccacttctcgcactagtgcgtaagaAAAACACtaatgtactgaaaaataatttttcatCACTAGACTATCCGATCCTAAGAAGGGCCTATTTCTCAAACGATATTAACCTAATATTATTAGTCCACGATCTGTCAAATCTTATGGGTTGCCACACCGATATTATTAGACTAATATCATTCGAGAAATAGGCCCCAGACTCTCGAGTCCCCCTCCCGCCCCGGCGGCGCACTCCGCCTCCTCGCTGCACTTACAACCTCGTCCGCCGCTCCAGACGCGCTGTTCAGCTCCTCCACCAGTGACTTAGAGGCGCTCACGAGAAACAGGATACTACCGCTCAGTAGGCACTGCTGACCAGTTTACACGTTCTCTCTAAAACTACAACCCTTACAGCCCGGCCCCGACATCGGTCTAAACGCGACGGCGGTGAGCGACGGCCATACGTTGGAGCGAGACGCGGCGATGGGACTTGTCATCCGCACgcatggctgccgctcaccgctgtcgcgctcaGACCGAAGTCTCGGCCGGGCCGTTAAGTTGCGTCTCGATCCCTCGCGCCGCTTCTGAGCGGCGACGCGCTCCGCCTCCTCCCTACGGTTGCGACCTCACCTGTTAacggtcacatttttatttttaaatttttatttgccATACGAATGCAGCTATTCTTACGACAATCATATAAAGCGAAGAAGCCGGTTTTCTTAGCTCCAAATTTCCAAGCACATACTGtatcttagggccggttgcatcgaCCACATTTAAACTACACATCGTCACGCTGCAGACGTCTATGGGACTTCCCatacgataaaatttaacgaacgctttaacggcgaCAGACGTTTTGATGCGACCGGCCCTTAATCTATTTACTTTCCAACAGAAACCGCGAGCACCTACACCTGAGCGACGAGGGCCTCGACGTGTCGCACCGGCCGCGCAACCTCGAGGTGGGCAGCGAGCGGCGCCAGAAGCGCATCAAGAAGATCGCGGAGCTGGAGAACTCGAGGCTGTTCCGATACGGGGACTCTTTCGAAGACGTCGTGCAGGAGGTGGAAAAGgtagatttcttttttttttttgccaataattttttttttattgttttagggaattttaggtcaattgtactcataATCAAGAGTacctactttcaatctcactgggagacattgtgtcccagaatttccatacatttttgttactttcctcttttgttaccccatacaaaatgtacggaaaatggtaacagaataagaaaaaatcgtatgggacaatttttttaactactaggattgaaaaggctagtaattctgagtagaaatagcatctttttttttttttcaaaaatattacacttcataaaagtggcaaaaaaaaagaaatgctcagataagcaaagagttactgtcaaaataaaatgtgtagtcacagtgcatagactgccgttTCTCGACACgagattaaaacttttgaacctcagttttgacaataggctagtttcctataggtaaaatattttatgcatgcatgcacgaaataaaacaccacctaattagaagaaaaatatggacaatagttatgtttaaacataatttatatttaataaatcaaagagaaagatataaaatgaattgaccgtgacgtcactcctcagtatttcatagtaattccatattagcgaaTCGTTTTGAcattaaaaagaagctgatttgactagtaggaaactagcctattgggcccatcccatattcttaacttgatatgtgtatctgtcaaatattaatattagcgccacctaGCCGAGAGTCAACCATCTGTGCCATTTAATCGATCGTGCATTATTCTTGATGTTTCGAAGCTAGGTTTTTTAGACTTCATCTGTCTATCGGGAgtttaataggtacctacttaagtaggttttgtgttacactcgggtgcaaatgtattttacttctcgtgtgttaaaaaactcgcaaggtACCTACTTTAGTTTAAACTAATCAAACTAGAACTGGTGTTAAACCACGTTCAAAGGAGACTAGATAAATGAATACCGTGTGTCTACTTTTCAGGAGCCGGAAAAGAAGGAAATTAAGAAAATAGCGAGGATACGGTGCGGGTTCTGCAAGAAGCGGCTCAGCATCGCCACCGTGCACAAGTGTCGCTGTGGGGCCGAGTTTTGCGCTCCGCACCGATATGCTGAGGTAAGCACTATACTATAAACGGTCAACCAAGTCTTGGCACaaataacctaactacaaaatttaaattaaaaaaaaccccgacatagtggaccgattttcatgaaacatggctaagaacactctcgactaactcagctttcaaacaaaaaaaactaaatctaaatcggttcatccgtttgggagctacgatgccacagagacacatcaaacttataacaccttgtcgttattgcgtcgggggttaaaaatggcagGAAATTCACATTTTCCATAGGAATTAAACCTTTCCCCCTACATTTTAAATCCCAAAGATTCCGCCAATGTCAaagtttaggaaggcacgcgtttcacGAAGACAATTGGCCGCTGAGCCCTACATCTTTCAAATTTTGCGGCTTCTTTTATTGCTGAGATTTAGTTGACTGtctatatacatatacacaTTACAAGCTGTATATGGGTCAAATCTTGTGGTTAATTATGTAGATGGGACAGTCAAGGTGTTAATATATATGTTTGTATGTTCTGAACCGAAATTATTCAAATTTGCACAtcgtaactggtcaatttcgaAAATTACTTGGAACTCCAGTAGCTGTTTAAGAAGTGTATCATTCTTGAGGTAGGTGCCGCTGTTGTCGCTAGGCATATCATAGAAATATTCGCTGCCTACGGTTGAGATCTCAGTGGCTTAGTTGGCAGAGCGTTGGCGTGATCCGGAGGCTGGTAGTTCAAGTCTCATCTTAGGCAGTATTTTTCctcttttaattttattttaaatatctatATTTTTATGGTCATTGGTCAGTATATATTTAAAACCTATTTCCTTTTGTCCAGGTACACGGCTGCCTGTACGACTACAAGGCCAACGCTCACGCGTACTTACAGCGCGCCAACCCGCTCGTGTCCGcgcccaaactgcccaagataTAGCaccacacacacatacacacaatcACGTAGTCACACTATACACTCCGCTGTACTGCGTACCTATACGGGTAACTTTTACTATGAGTCCAAATCATGAGCTGTGTTGATCGATCCTATAGGAGAAAAAGtcagtttcttattttttttgttcaccGACTTGCGATCCTATAAGT
It encodes the following:
- the LOC125231120 gene encoding AN1-type zinc finger protein 4-like isoform X3 gives rise to the protein MLPLSRHRNREHLHLSDEGLDVSHRPRNLEVGSERRQKRIKKIAELENSRLFRYGDSFEDVVQEVEKEPEKKEIKKIARIRCGFCKKRLSIATVHKCRCGAEFCAPHRYAEVHGCLYDYKANAHAYLQRANPLVSAPKLPKI